A stretch of DNA from Hydra vulgaris chromosome 03, alternate assembly HydraT2T_AEP:
aaatgataTAAGAAAGTTATCTGAAAAAACGCTTGGTAGaagattgtttttatatttatacataaaaattaatatctgtaATGTGTTAAGTTTCTCAATATCTAGAACCATAATGCTTTTCATCACTGGGGCCGGGTTTACTAacctatttaaataattaactgcTTTGCATGCATGGTTTTGCAGACTTTGCAATTTTAGCAATTTGGTTTTATGGGTGCTGGCCCATACAGTATTTGCATACAAAAGCTGACTATGTACAAGACTAAAGTAAAGCATATTACGTGATTTACTATCGAGAAAAGGTCTTGACTTATACAAAACACCTTTTACAGAGGACACCTTTGTTTCAAGAAGACCAATATGGTTtctccatgacaaattttcatcaaaaagtactcccaaaaattttgtgtatttttcatgtttattttgatttttattaataaacagttTAGGCAGCTTTAACGGAAgattaattaattgttttttttttatgaaatagagtaaagctagtttttttacaatttagggataatttatttgctttaaaccagaggttaaaatttttgagttcaATATTCATAGTTTCAAACAAAGTCTTTGCATCaggatgattaaaaaataaatttgtatcgtcaGCATACATAATTGTAGATATTTTTTGGGAAGCTTTATGCATAtcgttaatatatattaaaaacaataatggaCCTAGGATTGAACCCTAAGGAACTCCACACGTAATATCAAGGGCTCCTGACTTTTCTAGTAGtacaaattgctttctgttagacAAGTAGCTTTGAATCCACTTAAATGTTGAGCCTATTATGCCGTAATATTTTAGCTTGGAAAGTAAAATACTGTGATCAACTGTATCAAAGGCCTTggaaagatcaataaaaattcctaatACCAGTTCATCACTATCAAACGACTTGTATATTTTGtcagcaagtttaataatagcATGTTCAGTAGAGCAATTACTTTGAAATCCAAActgatttttgtataataaattgtttaatgtaaAGTACTTAATAACTCTATTATAAATTACTCTCtcatatacttttgaaaaaactgggAGTAGAGAAATAGGTCGGTAGTTAGAAATATTATTGCAATCACCTTTTTTGAGAATGGGATTAATTTTGGCTAATTTAAGTTTGTCAGGGAATATACTATTTACAAATGaagatgatattaaataaaataatggctTACAAATGCTGTCCATAACATAAATAGCTACATTACTGGAAGTACCATCATATTCACATGACTTGTTGCGTTTAAGTTcaataattgctttattaaattcaagtttagttatcttttcattatttatactaGTGTTGGGTTTTTCacccaaaaaattattaaatgttttatttggttGCGCAATGTTAGAAGCAAGAGAGGGGCctacattaacaaaatatttgttaaattcttgacATATGTTTGTTTcacttgttataatttttttatcggaaattaatttttgtggTAGGCAAGTatgcttctttttttctcttcCTGTTAGTTGGTTTATAACAGCCCAAGTCCTTTTTATATCGAATTTATGCTTATCAAGCTGATTagaaaaatatcttatttttgcttcttttatattatgttgaaaaaacttttttataatttttgtagattttttcatcatcttaattttttgattttaaaaattttacgtaaagtttttgttttctttttgatgctttaattaaagttattgtcATCCATGGATTCTTATatcctttgttttttatttctgtagTTATTTTTGAGCATATATTAtcaaagatattttgaaatgtACTTGAGAAATTATCAAAAGCAATATTAGGATCTGTTGATGAATAAACGTTGTCCCATCGTTCTatttggagttttttttttaattattcaggttttttatagaaagatttttgtaagtcacaaagatttttttattgtcagtATTAGATAGTACTTCGTGTGCTATATGGTAAACCGGAAAATGATTAGAAAAGTCTGCAATAAAAAGGCCTGATTCAAATTAAGTATTTAGGGAActgtttgttaaaatattgttaatcaCAGAAGATGATTTGTTAGTAATGCGTGTGGGTTTAAAAATGGTGGGTATTACATTAAATTCAAATAGTaagttgaaaaagttttttatgttagCAAACTTTTCATAACATAATGCGTCCATATTTGTATCTCCCGCGAAGAAAACGTGCTTGTTTTGTTTACTCATTTGAGACAAAATTTCTCAAGATATTAAGGAAGTTAACTTGTTTACCACATTGGCGGTCGATACAATGAGGAGATTAAAAACGATTCACCAGAAGTATTTAACACTTAAATGCACAAAGTTTcaatatgtttatttgtttttgaaaatgtgttgtttttttttgaattcgaatttatcaagaatatatatTGCAACGCCACCCCCCTTGCTGATTTAGTCTGGACGCTACGTGTAATTTTTTCTTGGAAATGAAGTGGACattacaaaaactaattaaatagtttaaggTTGATGTCTTAAATGAGAAAAACTTTACGTGCCTTTCTGAATGTGCTTAAAGGGTCAAATTTGGGCCCTTATTTGGTACTGATGACGTCAcgctaatatatattttttttatcaaagtaaaaaatacagATTTACGTCAAACGTTAGATATCCTCTTAAGAAaaccttataataaataataacattttgagaaaaaacttaCGAGCAATTCTAAAAGTGCTTACAGGGTCAAATTTGGGCCTTTATTTAGTACTGATGACGTCacgttgatatataattttttatcaaactaaaaattacatatttatgtcaaacgtatatatatatatctatatatatgcatatatatatatatatatatatatatatatatatatatatatatatatatatatatatatgcacataatatatatatatatatatatatatatatatatatatatatatatatatatatatatatatatatatatatatgcagcgTGCTTAGAGCACAAGAATACTTTTGTATCAGCCTCTTCGTGACTTGTGTGCAGTGATACAACTTCCTCTGGAGTTCCTATGGCTCCTAAAAGTTGCTAAAATTACTAAACTTATACTGAAAATGTTAcctaaatactaaaatttagtatttaggtagtatttattaattattttagaatgactaatatgtttttaacaaacaaataatttcgGCTAACGGCAACTATTTCAAGTTAAACTGCTAATTGAATAAGAGGATTTATCAATACCTATAGTAACACTAGTAAATTAACTTACGAAGAAGGTTCATCTTGATTGTTTTGACGAGGCTACCATCAGGTAACCCCAACGCCCATTGGATAGGACTTAAAGAATAACATagtatttgtttcaaaattagaCCTTCTCTAATTCTTGCAATAACTAGCAATCTCCCAAACATGCTTCGTTCGGCTGAGATTGTGAATGATTTCTCTATaaggtaataaattattttcaattttcaattgtTAAATGTTTGCAGAGGACACATTTTGATTGGAACGTAAAAAGAAACTGTTGAAAATTGAATGCGTTCTCTAAAGAACCTTTGGAACTCTGCCTCCCCGATGGGTTGTGCattcaataaattttcttttaactcaTCAGATGTTTCTATTTCAGAACAAATATTTACCAAAGAATCTCTTTCTCAAAAGGACCCCAATTTgttattagtatatattatttaagtatatgtTCAATTTTCAATTGTTAAATGTTTGCAGAGGACACATTTTGATTGGAACGTAAAAAGAAACTGTTGAAAATTGAATGCGTTCTCTAAAGAACCTTTGGAACTCTGCCTCCCCGATGGGTTGTGCattcaataaattttcttttaactcaTCAGATGTTTCTATTTCAGAACAAATATTTACCAAAGAATCTCTTTCTCAAAAGGACCCCAATTTGTTATTAGTATCAAAGCTCTCTCTACACATCCGTTGtggaaatattttcttaatggTTTTAGATCTTTTGGTGTTTGTTTTTTGGTTGTGATACccatgtcatttttttaaattgaaatacatTTTGAAACAGTATGATTTGTAAGTATCCTGCGTTGAATGGTTCCTTCAGACGTACTATAACCTTTTATTCCCCCTTAGCATTTCTGATCAAGATTAATTGCTCGTTCAATGGATTGATCAGATGGAACTTTGTTAAATGTACCGCTCGTTCTTCCATCCTTGTTTtcaaaaagataataatttataaagatttaatttgaagctatttttaaaactaaaacttgttGAAATCcgaacaaaatattttggagTATTCTGTGCCCGATATACTAGCTATGAGTCGAGGGATGCCAGCGTTTTCTTTTAACATGTTTGCTGCACTTTCCGTTACGCATTTTATAAGCATTTCACTCCGTTCTTATCTTTATTAGTCTTTTTGCGATAGTAAATGCAACATTCTTCATCCGCAATAATTTTTCCTAAAACaggaaattattttaactttgaacTAGtacataaaacaataaataacgtGAAAACTGAGGGTAATTTTCTTTGTTTGCATTTCCCACCCAAGGGTTTTTTAATTTACGTGATCTATCTCTTTTCGATGATGCATGAGGATGCATCATCAACGACTACACTCTCATTGACTTTTcctgcaatattttttaagtaaaaaaaagtattattatcaaaaccatgctatttattattttttccgtACCATTGTTTTAAGcagtatataaataaacaaattgagTTGGACATTTAATTTGTGACTTACCAAGCATTCTTCACTTTCGCAAGCGCATTTTCTGTAAAACCATgcagtttgttattattatgaCCGACTTCTCTTTGATGAAGTATGcaagcatttttaatttcttttttaggaaCTATATTGAGATGCTGCGATTTTTTGCTATTcgttattatttactttaataataataaataaaactcatttatttagtaaacagtttttgaaaaacagtttttttcataaacaaagaACGggaacaaattttcttttttagatttattaaattaaaagtattttataactttaatacaatattaagaAGCAAATAcacacaaatttgtttttaaattaggtttatgaaattttaattacattgatttgagtaactatttttaaaacatttaattttataaatttttaaccccctgtcaataatttataaaaactaaattaatgctTTGCGGTATTcgatttataaacaacatggCGGATATTTTATACTTGAAATCTTCTGAATAAGTTGCATCTATTTTTGTCTCTAACTAAAGTTATAAGCATTTTCCAAGCGGCACgtaaagatttttaaacttcttaagtTATATGGAACaaatctatacaaaaattagaATGTCCACtcaaaatgtttagttttatttattttttttacatgtagcGACCAGACTAATTACACGTGGTTGACTTATCATTTTATATGAATCTAAGTTGTAAAGGGAATTTTCGGGCATGGGCGAATTTGCATCTTCCCAAGTTTCTGATATACGCATTACatcaaaaagataatttaaagaataataaaaatgtttaaatgattcaaaatttttgttcattgaccgtatattaataattaaaatgtttaaatctttGTTACGTTTTCTCTCGTAAATTTTTCTGGTTtataatattcattatttaaGCAGTTAATATCTATTTCAGtcaaaaaactataatcatttttgttatattttaaaatttcgaaaatAGGTGATATTAATTTTGTCAAATTAGATTCATTGTTTTGCATTGTTTTAGATACCGTGATATGAGGTGACTTTGgccaaatttaaaatctttttttttttcaaaacttaattaaagaTGATTAATATGTTGATATAAATTGCATCAGATGTGCATGATGccaaagaaataaataattaaaataaaaaagaaaaaaattatatctttgaccctctttttttaatttcaaaggtGAGTCGAAGTCACCCCTATACTGGTGGTGACTTTGGCTACCTAAAAGGaaattataattattgattaaaattattaatcatTCCATGGTTTACATATTCACAGATACATGGATATTAGATGATATGTTGttaaggcaaaaaaataataaaaacaacagctTGAAACTAActtgcaaatttatttaagcAATAAATGAGAAACCTTTTTAGTATCTCAAATACAAAAACCTATGCACCAATCATCAAACTATCAGTGCTAGAGTTATTCAATAGATTATCTGTTACTATTTGCTGTTCAAGAGTGGATACCttggttttttttacaacagtcatttttttcttgtcttATTTGTATTTATAGCTGCTTGCATATTAACTACATCAATTGATGACAAGAGAACCAATTTCTACTGTGTCACTGACAAGAGAACCAATTTCTACTGTGACAtctttatttgtaaatgttCTTTTAGGAAGTCTATCTAGCACCTGTTTTCGATCAAGTGGGTATAATCCAATTTCTCTGAAGCCTGCCTTCATACTTTCACAACCAggttctttagtttttttcatgAGACATTTAAGCAATGCTGGAAACTGGTCTTTTGGAAGGAAAGGAGCTTTACGTCTTTTGCCACTTTCCTTCCAAGTTGTTCATATTGTTCTTCACTGAGCTTTCATTGGTCAAAAATATGCAACATCCAATGGCTGCATTAAATGCGTGGAATTAGGAGGAAGTGCAATAAACTTgatattgttttctttacacAAAGACAgtacatatgtatttatatgtgaCGACAAATTGTCTCCAATTAGAACATGTTTTccagaagttttttttagttcaggTAACAATAAAGATTCAAACCAATCTGTAAAACAACTGGAGTCAAACCATCCACTCTTTGAGCTGTTATAACGTGCTCCTTTTGGTCCATTTTCTGTCCAAGTTGTCCACATCGAATCtgctttatatacaatatatggAGAAAGGATATGCCCTTCTGCGTTACCACAATACATCAAAGATGTAGCAGACTTAGCTGAATTAATTATCCTCTCAGGATATTTTGATCCTCGCTTTGTTATTACTGGTTTATTACCAGGGTCATCGGTTAAATTAGTTTCATCGTAATTCCAAATGTTTGATGGAGGAACCCCTGCCAGTTCAGGAGTgatattatcaaaaaagttattaataacaacaGTACCTACTTCTGCCCTCtttcttttaatattacttGCAAATCTAACACTTAactgtttaaatgattttttggaATGATTTTACCCATTCAACACCAGGCATATTTCCTGCAAATTGCCTAATAAACATTCCTTTACGGTCTGCATAAGACTTCACAATACTTTGTAAATCATAACAGTCAACTGAGAATCCAAAAGAAGACATAGTTATAACatagtttgcaaaaaattcTTCTTCAATTTCACTAAATATTGTGCAACCGCCtggttttttattatgtatacctttcagtttattttttattgttgatagaGGAATTTTAAAGGTCAAGCAAGCATCTGTTTGTGTTAAACTACCacttataatttcttttaaacatttggTTAATGTTTCCTGGGTGTATTGATTATAATCACGACTCCCAGCAACACGTTTATATGTTCTTGGCATGGTTTCTTTGATATAAATATgatcattaattattattttgtcctaaaaacaaaaattaaaagttaaataaataaaaatatatctatagacaacattttctgaaaaataaatcaaaaatataatattgaaaatcaaataattacattttttcactTAGGGTAAAGTTACCCCAAGTTGTGGCCAAAGCCACCCCATAAACTTTacttaaagttaattttaattagaagAGTTATAAATTTAGCAAATGTTGTACAAAACTCATCctatttaaatttactattaGTTATAACATCACAACAAACTCAAATATTAACAGCAGTTTCAGCCAACTCACAATTTTGCAgcatataaatttaacaatttttatagactctaataaacaaagaaaaaattatatcaatagTTCCGCAAACTACAATTAAtctaagtaataaataaacagaataactttacttttgtgataaaactaaatttggaAGCAGTTGCAGGAGTacaaagtagtttttaaaagttaaaactattttttataaattagccAAAGTCACCTACCAGGCCAAAGTCACCTCATTTTACGGTATATTCATTGTTAATATAATCCTTAATAAAGTCCttaatttagtaattaataaaataatttaaacgtAAATAGATAAATTACTTGCTTTTAACACCCTCGTTCTCGTTTTTCATTTCTCTTACCACTAATCGATTATATATGACTTTCGCGTATTTTCCGTTACCACGATGTATTTTTGCTTGGACAAAAAGCTCTTTACGAATTCGCATTGTTTCATCGCTATAGTCTTCgttgataaatatgtttttttcctTGAGTTTACAAGCGTTATATAAGATGTTTTCCTTGTCCTGCCAGTTTAATATTTTGCAGACAATAGTTCTAGGCTTACCATTAAATTTACCGACACGATGTGCTCTTTCTATAACAACTGGATCCGCAATTTCAAGTTCTTCCTTAAATAGTAagcttactttttttaaaacatcattaaaagTTTCGTTATTTGCTTCTTTGATTCCGACAATTCTTAGATTGTTACGTCGGTTTCGATCCTCAAGATcgactgtttttattttatttttatttgaatcgTTGCTTAATTTTCCGTGGAATGATTTAATACCcacaataatttctttaatttctgcCATTTTGCTATCAACCTTGCTCACTTTTGTCTCCATTTGATCACCAACAAAAGTAAGCCCACGTTTTATTTCTTCAATGTCTTTGGCTAAGTTATCAACTTTTTCAAGATCACTGAGCAAACTTtgcttaaaacatttgaaaattgtATCTCCTTGTAATGGCCTGAGTTTTCTAAGCATTCCCATCGTAATTACTTTATCGTTatccattttttatgttttttaatatcggtttatatttttatagatatacaacatatatatgtaaattcatatatatatatatatatatatatatatatatatatatatatatatatatatatatatatacatatataaatatttcaagatGAACACTTGATTTACGTTCCAATTTCTAAAGATATTTGAATCTTTACCTACGGACTAAGAGTAAGTACACTTtgaagaacaaaaatataaagagaatGATGGAAAACAGACAGTTATAAAAACGGCTTAAAGAAgcctaaaagttaaaaacctttaactgatataattttattaatgctaAACTAATTCTGAAACGCTAaaaatcattcatttttttgtaattttattaaattatgattAAACCAATCAATTAAACGAAGGTTTATTGAAATTGATATCTCATACGAGATACTGTGAAATTCAAAATATGTTTGACACCAAAAAATCTCGCAATAAAAGTAACTAAGAATATAAAAAGCAATcactaaaatcaataaaaacaaatttcgatcagtttcacattttttttaattttataatgggGGCGATGGTGGCGGGAAGGGGTGAAGTATCAAAAATGAGTAAGTTTGAGGTtcaaaatttcaacttttatggaaaatttctatcataacaaaaaaagatagaGTAAAACTGGGTCAAACCGCCTTATCAATAAAACCAcacttatcaataaaaattaaataacttttttatttttctttttttttttattagataggcaataaaaaactagataagataatataaatttatgttaaaaaaataataataaaattatcgaaaatattaaatgtaaagaaaaaaaaattgtgcgaTTTTAGGCGACATTCTAATTAAATCGTACACTTTGAGAAAacattgaactttttaaaaattaacttttttccaatcattttttttaacttaacataCGATTGATTCCTGGCTTGAAAAAACTGCTTCAACTCTATCTTGATACTGTTTTTGCAATGCTCAACACATGCTTGATACCTATCAAAACTTGAAGCTGGTGTAGTTGAGAAAGATGGTAATCGGTGTGTAGTTGGAGTAGGTGCTGCAGCGGCTGTTGAAGATGATGAAGCTGTGTCTGAGCAAAATGGTGTAGGTGCTGTGGAGGCTGCTAAAGTTAATGAAGGTGGATTTAACGTTTGTGTGATTGCTAATGCCTTAtgatttatgttgtttttattaagtgGAAATGAGCCAGTGTACTGGAAACCAACGCTTGCATGCAAGCCAGTAAAACATTTTCCTTTCTTGTACAGCAGTTTGAGCAACggtgaaagattttttttatctaaattcttACATTTTGAGTCTTTACAATACTTTGAAAGAATTTTCCATGCTTGTTTGACATGAAAATAGACACATCTATCAAATGGTTGTAGAATATGTGAAGAATGCTCTGGTAGACAAATCAagattatattgtattttttgcaCAGCAATATCGCTTCCAAAGTTATGTGAGTTGTATGCCCATCTAATAATAAAGTATGAATACCACCAATTTGCTCAGTTTCGGGTATAAATACTTCTTTCAGCCATTCAATAAACGTATCGTGCTCCATACAGCCTGATTTTGAAATTGAGTATTTGGTGCCAACTGGACCATCTCTTGCCCAGTCATGACGAAAGTTTCTTATGGCTTTGTATACCACAAATGGTGGTGCAAAATGCCCATCAGAGTTGCAGCAATTGTTTacagtataaataattttttcattgttatcaGTAAGTTTAAACACATGTCTTGTCCCTTTTCGACACACTACGGCTGCTTTGCCTTGAATACCCGAAAAACCTTTTTCATCACAATTCCAAATATGCGACCCAGAAGTTATACCCGTCTGTTGATATTGCTCGGCGACGCATTGGAAATAACGATCAATTATTTCTGGCGTACAAGAAGCGGCTCTTTTAGATGCTAAGTTATCCGCttttcttgttaaaattttttttgaccatCTCTTCATAAAGGAAAAAAACCAGTCTTTACCAGGCTTgccatttttgaataaatgcaATTGATTTTCGCGTTTAAGGAAGCCGCACATAAATTCTAAGATTTTATTTTGGGTTAAACCATTACCCCAGTCATCAAGTAACTTGAACGCATGCACCATCAATCTTTCTGTTTCATTTGAGAGTACCGTTGTTGTACCTGAGCCGTGGAAGCCtatgttgttgttatttttgcgATCTTTGAGCGTTTAGACTGGAACGCCATGTTTGAATGCAGCTTTtcttagtgatttttttttcttttatatcagTTAATGCGGCTAATATATCGTCTTCTTtgtatgcttttgtttttttagttgacATGTTAAAGTGAGTGAGTTAAATTGAATTGATATTATATTAgcaaattatattaacaatCAACATTATagatcatttttaattaaaccagAATTATCActaagttaattaaataaagataagcGCTTAGTCATTTGCGAAAAACTAAACTAAGTAATTAATCGAGTGTGCGGTTTTATcagaaaaatcagtttttttttacttttttgatttttaatttaccttttAGTTCTAGctgcataaaaattatactatcagaattaaaattaaatttccaaCAAGATAgtgctaaaattatttttatatcagtttCGATTGAAGCGCTATTTTGTTCGCaacgataaaaaatatatataaaatattgactCCCcattaaagttgtataaaagaagaaaaaaatggagTTGAATCGccatataattttatcaattcgAATAAAGGAGATAGTTCTGTAtttgaatctatttttatttttttcatagccATATtcgtttagtttttattttacagtgtGCGGAATGATATGGTGTGTGGTTTGACCCGATTTTactctatattttttaagaataaaatacaaattttaacaagtGTCAATTTAAGTCTACTTAATGCAAACTTATCTTAGATtcatatcttatatataaaacaaggattcatttacttatatataaaacaaggatttgtttacttataaaacaaagattcatttatttatatataaaacaaggatttatttacttatataaaaacaaggatttatttacttatatataaaacaagggTTTACAAAGGAATCTACTCATAACATCAACTTCGTAACGATTCTAATCTGGCTTGCATATCCTCAAGTTCTTCGGTATCATCAGATTCAACACTTGGACCTGCAAcctaattaattataataataaaataattaatgctattatttattaaaatttttctcttataaaaaaattcagaaaagaattttttttaaattaaaaaatgatatatttatacaataattttttaattaaaaattttatttaattaaaaatatttctatatttcaatatctaaaaacatttttaactc
This window harbors:
- the LOC136078709 gene encoding uncharacterized protein LOC136078709, whose protein sequence is MVHAFKLLDDWGNGLTQNKILEFMCGFLKRENQLHLFKNGKPGKDWFFSFMKRWSKKILTRKADNLASKRAASCTPEIIDRYFQCVAEQYQQTGITSGSHIWNCDEKGFSGIQGKAAVVCRKGTRHVFKLTDNNEKIIYTVNNCCNSDGHFAPPFVVYKAIRNFRHDWARDGPVGTKYSISKSGCMEHDTFIEWLKEVFIPETEQIGGIHTLLLDGHTTHITLEAILLCKKYNIILICLPEHSSHILQPFDRCVYFHVKQAWKILSKYCKDSKCKNLDKKNLSPLLKLLYKKGKCFTGLHASVGFQYTGSFPLNKNNINHKALAITQTLNPPSLTLAASTAPTPFCSDTASSSSTAAAAPTPTTHRLPSFSTTPASSFDRYQACVEHCKNSIKIELKQFFQARNQSYVKLKKMIGKKLIFKKFNVFSKCTI